The Homo sapiens chromosome 20, GRCh38.p14 Primary Assembly sequence GTCTTCATAGCATAACTTTGGGCTTCTTGAAACAGTTGAAGTGATCCCAGATCatgctttgaaaagaaaaatttggtaaAGTAAGTAAATGAATAGGTGTTTTATTTCCAGGTTGAGCCCCATGATATGTAATTGATAGGGGGTGGGGAATGTTTAAAGAGGCTTAGAGCAAAGCATTTTGCAAGGAAAGGTCAGGTTGCTGCATTTGAATAGCTTTCATGTCTGATgtctgagaacttgccccagctAGCTCTACTCTCTTCTCAGGGACTTAGAAGAATTTTCTGCACTAGCGTCTCCTGCTCAGTTGCCTGCTACAGGAATGCCAGGAGAACTGTAGAGATGGACTTACATGTAAATGCTTTGGGCTGTTCTAATAGAAAGGGCTTAGAACAAAGTCAAAgtgaaaaaagaatcaaagcagctttgagacagaaaaaaaatggcactgaaaaattaaaattacctgAAGCATTTTTGAAGAAGACAAAGCAACTTCAAACACTGTTTTAAGATAGGCGGAATCCCatgaaattttattgaaataaattaaaatttttcttttaaaatattcttataaacCAATGGTTAAACACcaatttgcataaaatattatGGACTTGATGCTGTACTAGGAGGGTTAGATATCTGCCATGTTCTTTACATGGTTGCAAACAgtgtggagaaagagaaacacaatGTTGATACGGATGCATAAACGAGCTTGTTCAGGCAAAGGCCTTGCGGGTGAAAAATGAGGTAATTAATTATGGAAGACATCCATAACCATGTTTTTGTCAAGGAAGTAAGTTTTGGGAGGATATATTTTTGGAAACAGAGATACGGAGAGAGAGCCACAGATCTTTACCTATTTGGGGTAGGCAGAGAAGGACCAAGGAGGGCATTCTTGTTTTATTAGACTTAGTTtggtttaaacttttttttttttgagacggagtctggccctgtcacccaggctggagtacagtggcacgatcatggctcactgcaacctccgcctcctgggttcaagcaattctcctgcctcagcctcccaggtagctggcgcgtgccaccacgcctggctaattttttgtagttttagtagagacagggttttgtcatgttagccaggttggtctcgatctcctgaccttgtgatccaccagccttggcctcccaaagtgctgggattacaagcatgagccaccgcacccagccctagcttaaacttttaattgaaataaaatatatagaaaatggaACAGATCATGAGTATACAGCTTAATACGCACACCTGTGTAACCAGCACTGAGATTAAAAAATGGGACATTTCTGGTTCCCCAGAAGTCCCCTCCTTGTCTGTGGTCTAGATTTGATTTATACCGGATCTAAAATAGCAtttgtttccaaatatatttaagaCATTGCCAGGGGAAAAACAACAACTAATGTGGGGTGATTTTGTCAGTTGGGGTCACACAGCtttcaaaaaccaactcaagtcattttccattctttttctccttcaaagCTGTCAATTCCATGCCAGTGGATAACAGGAACCACAATGAAGGAATGGTAAGTTGCAATGTCAATCTTAGAATCTAGACTTGTGTCTAGACTCTAGATTCTCCCAGTCCCTATTATACCAAACCAAACACACGCATGACATAATCTTACAAAGCCAGGTTTTCATTGCTGACAGAATGTGAGCAAGGGATGCCCCTCCTGCACTGAGCTCCTATGTCCTGTCAGGATGGTTTAGCACCCCTGAGGATAGCTGTGCCATTGGTTCAGAAATGGGTGTTTATTTCCCTTCTCCAGATAATCCCAACTCAGTGCCTTCTTGCATTATTCTGTGTAGAAGTTTGGAAGATTTCATTCTGTTCCTGTAAATCTGTATCTCCGCCCTAAGAATACTGCATCAGCCCAGGTCACGTAATCAAGTCTTCCTTGACAGCAGCTCTGGGTTGAGTAGTCTGTCATCCAGTGATACCAGCTTCTCCAACCTGCTTTCGGGTTTCCCCCCAGGTGACTCGCTGCATCATTGAGGTCCTCTCAAATGCCTTGTCGAAGTCCAGCGCTCCACCCATCACCCCTGAGTGCCGCCAAGTCCTGAAGACGAGTAAGTGTCCCACACGGCAGGCAGATCTTGGTCACTGCAGTGATCCTTGTTCCTACTCCCTCCACATCACCTTCTACTTTATCTACAAATGACCTGGGGGCATAATGCACTAGGAAGAGTATTGATTGACTAGGCCAGTATCTGGGAGACAGAAGATATGACTCCTAGTTCCTGCTTTACCACTTCGCAGCTGTGTGACTATAGGAAAGACAGTTTGCCTCTCTTTTCCTCAAAGTAAAATGAAGGAGTTGAACTCAGTGATAGTCTTTCAGATGTCTATCCGTTCTTAAATTCCTTAGTTCCATACTTTGGATTTTTAGAACCGGACTTCCTTTGGGTGGAGGGGGTTTGGGAAATGCTGGTTTGTGATTAGATGAGGAGGGGGGTTATGGAAGTGTTGGACAATGACAGAGGgagatttaaaaatcattcttctctttgccttttgcTCTTCTGACAGTGAGAATCAGGAAGCTGAGAAGCAAGAAACTTAGAAAGGTGACTTAAAATTCTGGCCTATTTACACAACAAATTAGCTAAGATATTTTAATGTATAGCTTACTAGAATAGAAGGTGCCACCAAATGGTACCAGGAGTTCCAGGCCTGAGAACTGGAAGGGTTTCAGGTAGAGGCAGTGCATTCCAGTGAGGCAGACTAATGGCTTTCTGAGTCCAGCCTGTGAAGTGTTCTCAATATGAAACCATTTctgctgaaaataaaatttgaacagTAATATAAGCAGTACCCATTGGAAATTGACATTATGAGGTCAATTTTACAAAACTATGCAGTCTCTGTTATGCATGAAGCCACACTGATTCAAACAAATCCAGAAAACACTGCCCTCTTCAACACTGTCCTCTGCTTTTAAACTTTTAGTCAGGCTGGGAACAGtagattttatcttattttttcacctttaaaaatctttcaggtgggcatagtggctcacacctgtaatcccagcactttgggaggccgaggcaggtggatcacctgaggtcagcagtttgagaccagcctggccaacatggtgaaaccctgtctctactaaaaatacaaaaaaaaaaaaaaaaaattagccaggcatggtggcaggcacctgtaatcccactactcaggaggccgagacaggagaattgcttgaacttgggaggcagagactgcagtgagccaagattgaactccattgaactccagcctgggcaacaagagtaagactccatctaaaaaaaaaaaaaaaaaaaaaaactctcattgccaccagcctggccaatatggtgaaaccccatctctactaaaaatacaacaactagttgggtgtggtggcgggcgcctgtaatcccagctacttgggaggctgaggcaggagaatcgctagaacctgggaagcagaggttgcagtgaactgagatcgtggcattccactccagcctggatacagcctgggtggcagagtgaggctccatcaaaaacaaaaacaaaaacaaaaaaaacaccaaataaaCACCTCTCGCTGCCAGACAAGACTCTCTTGCTATAGCTATACATGAGCCCTCATGCATGAAATGGTAAAAAGCAAATAGTGATTGGCCAAAAGAGTAacctgaggccaggcgcagtggctcacacctgtaatcccagcactttgggaggctgaggcgggcggatcacaaggtcaggagatcaagaccatcctgtctaacacagtgaaaccccatctctactaaaaatacaaaaaattagccgggcgtggtgacacacgcctgtagtcccagctactcaggaggctgaggcaggagaatcgcttgagcccaggaggtggaggttgcagtaagccgagattgccccacggcattccagcctcagtgacagagcgagtctctgtctaaaaaaaaaaaaaaaaaaaaaaaaaaaaaaaaaaagagcaacctGAATTAATTCAATCTTTGGGGGCTTCAGGTAACAATGGTAGCTGTGGGGGCCTGAGCCTTTAGGGACCCTAGAAACAGTGGATGGAAGCTTTCCTACCACTCCCAGCCCACATACCTCTTTCTGAGTTTCTTTCCAACTTCTTTTTTCCAGCAGTTACAGGAAGTGAGTAAGAGCAGAGTGGGTCACTAGGCAGAGAGTAAAGGCTGCTCCTTTTGGCAAACCCATCTTGGtatctccctttccctttctttgtttACTAGACCAATGCAAAAGTGAGGGGCCTGTCCCATCAGCTCACTAAAGAACCACAGTTGCTTAGGAAAAGTTGCCTATGCCTGCCTGCCAAGATCTTAGCCCTTAGATTATGGCATAGTAACTCTAGCCTCTGCTCCAGCCCTGATTATGCCCTGAGGTCTTTTGGTGTCTGTTGAGAGAGACGTAGGGAAACTGGGAAAAATCAAATGTATCTAAGGATCCTGGAGATGTTATACCCAGAGAGTGACAGAATGCTGAGATGGCGAAGGTTTAAGAGCTCTTCTGTGGTTGAGCCTTAAACACCAGGCAGAGCTAGACAGACAAATAACACAAAAGAGTAAGGCAGGACAGGAAGTGACTCACAGACTGGAGGGCACATGCCTTTTCTGAGAGGGAGCAGGTAATTCTCAGCTCTAAACCCGTTATGGAGAAATACAGACTATGTTGTCAAATCTTGggatttttcaaaagaagttaaaattttgatttttaaaagacatctcCTGGTATTTTCATATCGCCTCTGAATTCAGATGTACTAAAACTGCTGTTTAGGTCAAACAGAATTTACCTCTGATGCACCAGTTTGCAACTTTTATCCTAttctagttctctctctcttgttgGCATGTCGTAAACTGATCAGAAGACTGGTGGAGCTTTTGCCCAACTGGTTGGATGAATGCCTTTATACAGCCTCTGTTCCACCCCACGCCCATCTCCACTCCCACTCCTACTTGCATGTCTCAGAGTCAGCATATACTCACTGAGCAAATGAGTATTTGGGGAGTAGGACAGAATCATTGTTTTATGGATTTGAGAGACCTCAGGGAAGACGTAGTCTAATTTCTTCACAGGTACAAGAATCTCTTTGACTAGGGTTGATCTGGTCATCCTTACAGCATGACAGATGCATTTCCCTGTTTTCGCTTGAAAGTAAGTGTGAGCTTCACAGCTTGATTTTACAGCTTGACAGTGAGTGTGTGCTGCTATCACAGCCTCTTCCAGGCCCACCTGCGGGGCTTAAAGCTAAATTTAGTAGGAAGAGCTAAGCCTCAGGCACATGCTGCTCAGGCAGTACATATttaattgggaaaaaataaaaatacttctgtTCCTGACACTTAAGACTCACAAACCAGTAGGCAGTAGGAAAGGGACCACAGTGACTCGGCCCCTGGAGGCTGAGATCTTGTCTGATCAGCTCTATTTCAACCAACTCTCAGAATGACATCAGTATCTGtctgtcttagtcagcttgggctgctatatcaaataccatagattggatggcttaaacaactaacatttatttttcacagttacaGCAGtcggaagtccaagatcagagtgTCTtatgagggcccacttcctggcttgtagatggctgccttctgTCACTGTATCCTCATCTGGTGGAGACAGAAATCATCTCTTTCTCATATCTCCTTTCttagggcactaatcccattgtAAGTGCTCTACCTtgatgacctaattacctctcagAGGCCCCCACCTCCACGTGCTATCACATtgaggattagggcttcaacattttGGAATCACACAAACATTTAGTCAATAGCACTGCCCAGAGCCACCATGCTTCCCTGTGCCCATCTGGCTAGCCATGCCCCAATGCTATACACACCACCACTGGCTTTTAAGaggcaaagagactggtgacagATGGGCCTTCTCTCAGATGTCTGGAAAAGGCCAGGGACATTTTCATTGCCTCATAAACATGAGAATATTATTATCATGCCAGACTGGACTTTAAACAGAGAGGTACAGAGAGTCCACTATTTCTTggacatttttacaaaataaataatttttttccattttgcaaatatcatttcaaaataacttatcAGTGCCacccaatagaaatataatgtgagccacaaatataatttcaaattttatagtaaccacatttaaaaagtaaaaagagacaggtggaaattaatttcaataatatattttatttttatccaatttttttctgatatataattttataaatctgatctatttgaaatatatattatccaatacatccaaaatattatttcaacatataatgatataaaaattgttgagattattttacattattctttATTCTCAGAAGTCTGATGTGTATCTTACATATATAGCATGTCCCAGATcggaccagccacatttcaagtgctcaacagcacTTGGGCTTATGGTGCCTGCAGTGTAGACCCAGAGCTGTCAGTGGCCTTGGCTTCAGGCATTTTATCTGAACTCTGTGACATAGGTTGAAATCCAAGCCCTCCCAGCTAACAACTGAGACAATGCTAACTGCCTATCTCCTTTCATGGGGTGCCCTTGAGTTAAGGAGGACTTAGTAAAGGAGCTATTGATATTTGGAAAAGATGGACGAGAACAGCATTCAATTAAAATATCAGTTATACCATGTACTCTGACTCTGGAAACACAAAGATAACTCACTGTGCTGAAGTCTGTCCCCAACATCTGAGAACATGTTGGGTGGATGGAACCTGAGTGAAGAAAGAAATGGCCCTTTCCACTGATGTGCAGTTTTCTCAGGCAAGAAATGTACACCCTTATCACCAGCTACTAAGTTATATATCACATACTGCTAGGTTGAGCCTACAGTTGATTGGATAATAAAAGTCTGATATAAActaataatttcaaatgtttaaatCCTCCTTTGAATCTTGATATTTCTTATTTTGGCTAGTTAACTATCTAGCTGGATTATTGTTAGAGCCATTCACATAGTGCTAACTTTTTAACTCCTACTTgaagaaaatatggaaagaatGGTCTTGGATTATACCATGCTGAGTCTCAATGTCTGCAAAAAGAAGAGGTTGGACTGGATTAGATGAATTCTAAGATGTTTCCTGCCTCTAAATTCTAATATTTCATAAATCTATATCTCGATTTCAGTTTGATCATTGGTAGTACCAATGAGAGAAGCTGGCTGGGCATtatgaagacataaaaatatagaCAGTTTATTACCAGATTTAAACACAGTCAAGGAGCTTTCATAGCATTTACTTTCAAAAGGAATCTGAGTATATTCTTCATTAACTTAAATAATTATCCAAGCAATTTTCAGTGTCATCAGGATTTGTAGTGATTACTGAGGCTGGTGCTTGTGGAACCACAAGCAATTCTGAAATTATACCTACTCTTCATTTTCATTATAGGTAGAAAAGAcgtcaaagacaaagagacaactgaaaatgaaaacacaaagttTGAAGTAAGATTGTTAAGAGACCCAGCTGATGCCTCGGAAGCCCACGAGTCCTCCAGCAGGGGAGAGGCAGGAGCCCCAGGGGAGGAGGACATCCAAGGCCCAACAAAGGCAGACACAGAGAAATGGGCAGAGGGAGGCGGGCACAGCCGAGAGCGAGCGGATGAGCCCCAGTGGAGCCTCTATCCCTCCGACAGCCAAGTCTCTGAAGAAGTGAAGACACGCCATTCTGAGAAGAGCCAgagagaggatgaggaggaggaggagggagagaactATCAAAAAGGGGAGCGAGGGGAAGATAGCAGTGAAGAGAAACACCTTGAAGAGCCAGGAGAGACACAAAACGCTTTTCTCAATGAAAGAAAGCAGGcttcagctataaaaaaagagGAGTTAGTGGCCAGATCGGAAACACATGCTGCCGGGCATTCTCAGGAGAAGACACATAGCCGAGAGAAGAGTAGCCAGGAGAGTGGAGAGGAGACAGGGAGCCAGGAGAATCACCCCCAGGAGTCTAAAGGCCAACCCCGAAGCCAGGAAGAATCTGAGGAAGGTGAGGAAGATGCCACCTCTGAGGTGGACAAACGACGCACGAGGCCCAGACACCACCACGGGAGGAGCAGGCCCGACAGGTCCTCTCAAGGAGGGAGTCTTCCCTCTGAGGAAAAGGGACACCCCCAGGAGGAATCTGAGGAGTCAAACGTCAGCATGGCCAGTTTAGGGGAAAAGAGGgaccaccattcaacccactacaggGCTTCAGAGGAAGAACCTGAATAtggagaagaaataaagggtTATCCAGGCGTCCAGGCCCCTGAGGACCTGGAGTGGGAGCGCTATAGGGGCAGAGGAAGTGAAGAATACAGGGCTCCAAGACCTCAGAGTGAGGAGAGTTGGGATGAGGAGGACAAGAGAAACTACCCCAGCTTAGAGCTTGATAAGATGGCACATGGATATGGTGAAGAAAGTGAGGAAGAGAGGGGCCTTGAGCCGGGAAAGGGACGCCATCAcagaggcaggggaggggagccACGTGCCTATTTCATGTCTGAcaccagagaagagaaaaggttCTTGGGTGAAGGACACCACCGTGTCCAAGAAAACCAGATGGACAAGGCAAGGAGGC is a genomic window containing:
- the CHGB gene encoding secretogranin-1 precursor — its product is MQPTLLLSLLGAVGLAAVNSMPVDNRNHNEGMVTRCIIEVLSNALSKSSAPPITPECRQVLKTSRKDVKDKETTENENTKFEVRLLRDPADASEAHESSSRGEAGAPGEEDIQGPTKADTEKWAEGGGHSRERADEPQWSLYPSDSQVSEEVKTRHSEKSQREDEEEEEGENYQKGERGEDSSEEKHLEEPGETQNAFLNERKQASAIKKEELVARSETHAAGHSQEKTHSREKSSQESGEETGSQENHPQESKGQPRSQEESEEGEEDATSEVDKRRTRPRHHHGRSRPDRSSQGGSLPSEEKGHPQEESEESNVSMASLGEKRDHHSTHYRASEEEPEYGEEIKGYPGVQAPEDLEWERYRGRGSEEYRAPRPQSEESWDEEDKRNYPSLELDKMAHGYGEESEEERGLEPGKGRHHRGRGGEPRAYFMSDTREEKRFLGEGHHRVQENQMDKARRHPQGAWKELDRNYLNYGEEGAPGKWQQQGDLQDTKENREEARFQDKQYSSHHTAEKRKRLGELFNPYYDPLQWKSSHFERRDNMNDNFLEGEEENELTLNEKNFFPEYNYDWWEKKPFSEDVNWGYEKRNLARVPKLDLKRQYDRVAQLDQLLHYRKKSAEFPDFYDSEEPVSTHQEAENEKDRADQTVLTEDEKKELENLAAMDLELQKIAEKFSQRG